One window of the Polypterus senegalus isolate Bchr_013 chromosome 18, ASM1683550v1, whole genome shotgun sequence genome contains the following:
- the dio3a gene encoding iodothyronine deiodinase 3a codes for MRAVQRAPVILAAHGELTQGNPHHVRRRLAGEAGCFSFKSSARPIKREVKPRVSEPTRSLAGLNREPNGALSAMPPPAGALKAALACLLLLPRFLLAALMLWLLDFLCIRKKMLQKMREREGSPDDPPLCVSDSNRMFTWESLKAVWHGQKLDYFKEAHLGSRAPNPEVVQLDQQQKGRLLDYARECRPLILNFGSCTUPPFMARLQAFQRLVGEYSDIADSLLVYIEEAHPSDGWLSTDAPYQIPRHRCLEDRLRAAHLMTQEAPGCQVVADTMDNSSNAAYGAYFQRLYILQDQKVVYQGGKGPEGYKIAEVREWLDKYKRSQQTTVVIHV; via the coding sequence ATGCGCGCAGTGCAGCGAGCGCCCGTCATCCTCGCCGCGCACGGAGAGTTGACTCAAGGTAATCCTCACCATGTGAGGAGGCGGCTCGCCGGGGAGGCGGGGTGCTTTTCATTCAAATCCTCGGCTCGGCCTATAAAAAGAGAAGTTAAGCCGAGAGTGTCAGAGCCCACGAGAAGCCTGGCCGGCCTGAATCGGGAACCGAACGGAGCCTTGTCCGCCATGCCCCCGCCCGCCGGCGCACTCAAAGCCGCCCTCGCCTGCCTGCTTCTCCTGCCCCGTTTTCTGCTCGCCGCACTCATGCTCTGGCTGCTGGATTTCCTCTGCATTCGAAAGAAGATGCTGCAGAAGATGCGAGAGCGGGAGGGCAGTCCCGACGACCCCCCTCTTTGCGTCTCCGACTCTAACCGCATGTTCACCTGGGAGTCCCTCAAGGCTGTATGGCATGGCCAAAAGCTGGACTACTTCAAGGAGGCGCACCTGGGCAGTCGGGCCCCCAATCCCGAGGTGGTGCAGCTCGACCAGCAGCAGAAGGGACGCCTGTTAGATTATGCACGGGAGTGCAGACCCCTGATCCTCAACTTCGGCAGCTGCACCTGACCCCCGTTCATGGCTCGCCTCCAGGCGTTTCAGCGGCTGGTCGGTGAGTACTCGGACATCGCAGACTCGCTGCTGGTCTACATCGAGGAGGCACACCCTTCGGACGGTTGGCTTAGCACAGATGCACCTTACCAAATCCCCCGACATCGCTGTCTCGAGGATCGCCTGCGAGCCGCCCACTTAATGACCCAGGAGGCGCCCGGTTGCCAAGTGGTGGCCGACACCATGGACAACTCGTCGAACGCTGCTTATGGAGCCTATTTTCAGAGGCTGTACATCCTCCAGGACCAGAAGGTGGTTTACCAAGGTGGGAAAGGACCAGAAGGCTACAAGATCGCCGAGGTGCGAGAATGGCTGGACAAGTACAAGAGGAGCCAACAGACCACCGTGGTCATCCATGTATAA